Within uncultured Methanoregula sp., the genomic segment TGCCATGGTTATCATTCCGGTAGCATGGCTCCTCTTTGCCATCGAGTATACCGGGCGGGAAAACTGGATTTCAAAAAAGACAGTGCTGCTCCTCTGCATTATTCCGCTCGTTACCGTTGTCATGGTCGTGACAAACAGCTTTCACTACCTGTTTTATTCTTCGATCGTGGAAGAAGCTGTTGGCGGACTTTCCTACCACATCGTAACATACGGCCCGGCCTTCTGGGTCCATACAATTTATTCGTATTCCCTGATCGGCCTGTCTATTCTTCTCATTCTCCAGAGATTTCTCTTCTCGTCCAATGTCTACCGGGCCCAGGTGACTATCATCCTTATTGCGGTCCTGCTTCCGGTCTGCATCAACCTGATCCTCATATTCCGGCTGGGATCGGTAGCGCTCATCGATCCGACGCCGTTTGCCCTCATGATCTCGGGCTTTGCCATCCTTTACGGGATGCTGCGGTTCCAGCTTCTCGATATTACTCCTGTTGCCCATGAACAGATCCTTGCGAACATGCGTGACGGAATCATTGTATCGGATCTGCAGGAAAGGATCGTCAGCCTCAACCATCCCGCCGGAATATTTCTGGGCATATCCGAAGAAGATGCAATCGGCAGGCTGCTTACCGAAGTTATGCCCACATCGGTATCGGAATGCATCCGCACGGCCAGCCTCAGCGAAGGCATGGAGCAGCAGCATGAGATTGATCGGGAGATCGGCGGCCAGAAGAGATCGTTTGAACTGCGGTGTATTCTCCTGCGGTCACGAAATACCCGGGTAAAAGGGCGCATGGTCCTGATCCGTGATATCACGAAGCAGAAACAGATGGAAACCGCATTGTTCGAAGCACGAAAAAAGCTCAGCCTTCTCTCAAGCATTACCCGGCATGATATTCTCAACCAGGTGACATCCCTGCTCCTGCACATTGATGTTGCCAAGGAATCAGAGCCGGATCCTGGTGTCCGGGACTGGCTGGCAAAACAGGAGGATGCGGTGGTAAAGATCCAGCACCAGGTGGAGTTTGCCAGGGATTATGAAGATCTCGGTGTCCGACCTCCGCAGTGGATGAATGTCAACGCCATATTCACCCGGCTTAAGCCCGCCATGGATGCCCGGGGCATTGCCTTTGACAGCACTGCCGGATCGGTTGAATTATTTGCAGACCCCCTGCTCGAACGGGTTTTCTACAATCTCGTGGATAATTCTATCCGGCATGGGGAGCATGTCACGGTTATCCACCTGCATTACGAGAACATCGGTGACGGGCTCACGCTGATCTACGAAGACAACGGGGTTGGTATTCCCCAGCTCCAGAAGGCAAGAATCTTCGAGCGCGGCGTAGGCAGGCAGACCGGTCTTGGCCTTTTCCTTGTTGTCGAGATCCTGGGAATTACCGGCATAACCATACGTGAATGCGGCGAGACGGGGAAAGGCGCACGGTTTGAAGTCCGCGTGCCCCCGGGACAGTTCAGGGCAGGGCCGTAGTATTCTGCGGGAAACCCCACTGTTTTTTCTTTGCATTGTCGGGGTTCCCACTTCCGGTTTCCGGTTGGCCCGGGTCCGGCCGGCGCCCGGATAACAAGCGGGAGATCCAGCTCTCTTACCGTGCCTCCTTCACATCCATCATAACTTTTGCATAACAGTGCGGACAGCCGACTTTGACCGGCCTGCGGGATCGCTGGAGTGAGTCGAGCCGGTTTCCCATATAGGTCCATGCATGCCCGCAGCGATGGCAGGTCATGCGGCAGCTTGTGTAAAGGCATTCCATGATTACACAACGTACCATGAGGGGTATTAAGAAAGCGCTGGCGAAGGGTGAAAGTGAGTACGGAAATTACGGTACAATTTTGTGAAAGGGTTCCGGTTTTTCCGGTAGATTATTTCCATTCGCAGGAAATTACCCGGCTTCCCTCATCACGCTCTGCTTCCGCAAGCCCGATGAGTTTCCGGAGCATGCAGGGTGAGATAAATTTCCCGCTGAATGCGTGAATCCTGCGGGATCCGGAGTCCGGATTAATTTCAACAGTGAGAATTAAATCCTGATCATCTGCAAGGGCACAATCGATCAGTTCCGGAAGAGACTCAATGAAGATCTTCTTTTGTCTGCCGCTCTGTTTTACAGCCCGGGCCATATGGAGGAATGGTTGGTTGCCCGTAATAAAAATTTTCAGGAAATCCTGCAGAACAAAATCGTCAAGGGGAATTAGGAATTTCACGTACGATTCTAAACAGAATTTTTTACAAAATTGTTATATGAAAATTTATCTGGAATGCATTGTCCGGTATGAAAATAAGAACTGACAATCTTTTCAAAAACACCCGGTTTCCCGCATATCCCCTGGTTATTCCATTTGAAGAATCTTCGAAGGAAAAAATGACCTTTATATTCGCATTCTGGCAGGGTTTTCCAGGTATGAACGGGCCAAACGTAAGCCGGAAATAACCTTGCTCAAAAGAGCGATAAGGGCCAAAAAACAAGGTGCATTTCAAGCGAATTTCGATAAAACAGTCGAAATTCCGCCCCCATTTCCACAGGAACACAAACCGGCAATTTTACGGGAATTTTTTTAAAAAGCCGATCAGTGAAACCAGGAAACGGAGCCAGTACAGGGCGTATTTGGGTTCAGGTACAGATCCCTGGCTTACGGGGATCTTTAAAGGGGGATAATGGTTTGCTGATCCGTAAACGGATCACCGCACAGGAGAATGTTCAAACTATACAGGAAACCAAAACCCCAAAACAGAATGCGAGGGATGGGATTCGAACCCAAGAACTCCTACGAGACTAGGCCCTCAACCTAGCGCCTTTGACCTGGCTTGGCTACCCTCGCTTTTGTGCCATAACAAAGAGGGTGTCTATCTAATAAAAACTTGTGTAAGATGTGTTGATCGATCTGCAGCATTCTCATCCGTTCCATAGTAAAAAATACCATCGCGGGTCCTGACAATTCAGGCCCGGGAGCGCCAGACCGGATCCGCGCAAATTCACCGACATTGATGACTCCGGATCAGCATCGCTGTATATTTATAGGCGTCTTCCCCAGTGGTGAGTATGTGGTCTGATATCATCCATGAGTTTGCAGACTCCCCTTCCCAGAGCCGGGTCGTCCGTTTCCTCCTCGAAAACGGATTTGGCATAACCGAAGACGGGCGGATCAGCTGCAATGGCATCGAGATGCCGGCAACTGCCGTGGCAAAGGCCATCGGGTCTGACCGGCGGGTCGTGGATTCCACGGCGCGGCGCATCCTGGAGCGGCCAATGCTCCGGGATATTTTCCTCAACATGCGGGCAACGCCGGACTTAAGCAAAGTCGCCGAGTCGCTCGGGTATACCGTAATCACGGTTCTTCCGAAGAACGCAAACGAGCGCGGGATTGTCGGTGCTGCAGTCAAAGTTCTCTCAAACCACATGCTCTCGATCCGGCAGATTTTTGTCACGGATCCGGAATTTTCTGAGGAGCCAAAGCTTGTAATCATTGTCGAAGATCCCCTGCCCCATGGCGTGATCGAAGAGATCCGGGCGCTGCCTCAGGTAAAACAGGTCATCATCTGATCGAATCACTTCCAAGAAATCCAGAAGAATAGATCTAACACTTTTTTCGTTCCTAAACGGTTACATGGATTTTTCATTACCGTAGGGGTTGCCGGTACCCGGCCATGCAAGTATGTTTAATCCACGACAGGAAAGAATAGTAATCGCAGGAGATCGTTATGGGAGTCTTCCGGTACGAGAGTAAATATTCGGCACCAACCAAAGAGCAGCGCGAGCGGTACATGACCGGCGAGAGGGAGGAACATACGTTCGGACCCGAGGGACGGATCCTGCTGATTGCATACGATGAGGCGATCTATATCAAGGATGATATCGATGAAGTCCGCATCCTCTTTACCGGTATAAAGGATAAGCAGAAGGCGTACGATGAGGTGAGAAGACTTCTCGAGCACCACCAGCAAAAAGAAGAGGAAGAATCACCGTTCAGGACCGGACGCGATTCATAATTCATGGCCCTGCGATTTCCCCGTCACCGTTAACCGGAAATTTCCGATAATTCATTTTCAGATTTTTTACAAATTTGTCCGCGGCCGGATAATACCCGGATCAAACCGATGCCGTTGTCATGCGGGCTGCAAGGTACCGGGCTTCTGCATCCTTTGCCTTTTCTTCCCAGGTAATGACCGTTGCATTGTACGCCGCAAATTTCGGATTGAACACAAGGCCGGTTACGCCTTCATTGAGTCCGGCCACAGTATTACCGCCATTAAACGATCCGTTCAGGTGCTCCTGAATGCCGGCCTGCACAACCATATCCACCCGGTTGACTGCCGATGCGAGCACCACGGAAGGCCCAAGGTCTGTCTGGTCGGAATCAACTCCGATAATGTACCGTCCCGGTGCTGTCTTTGCTTCAGTGATCGCCCCGGTCCCGGACAATCCGGCAACGGTATAGATCACATCCGTCCCGTTCCGGTACATCCCCCCGGCAATCTGGCCGGCCCGGGCCGGATCCGAAAAGCCTGCCGCAGTATCCCAAACATAGGCCACGTCAACCGTTGCAGCCGGATCAGCGGCATGGACTCCGTCCAGGTATCCCTGCCGGAACGCATCGAGCAGGGGCGTTCGTGTCCCGAGGATAATACCGGTTTTGTGAGTCCTGCTTGCAGATGCGGCAAGAACACCGGCAAGGTAGCTGTCGCCATAGGAAGAGATCTCGTACGACCTGACATTCGTCGACCCGATACCGGCCTGGTCGACCGCAAGGAACCGAACTTCCGGATTCTCCGCTGCAAGCCGTTTTGTATCATTGGTGTAGGGATAACCGACCGTGATGACAAGGCCGGGTTTTGCGGATCCGCTCAGCACGGGAAACTGTTGTGGATCCAGCGATGTGAATTCACGCTTGGAAAAGGGCATTGCTTCCTGTGCTGCAAACAGGCCCCGGTACGCACTGTCGGTGTAGGAGTTGTCGCCCTTCTCCGAACTATAGACAATATACACAACCGGCAGCGAGGGGTCATGCGGGACGGTAACTACCAGTACCAGCAGGAAAATGGCCACTGCCGCAACAACGGCACCGAAGATAAGTCGCTCGGCGTTCATGGGCGCAGGAACTCCCGGACCGGCTGGTCCAGCGTGAAATTCCCCGTATCGATCATGTGGACGTGCGAACCGGTCACGTTCTCATAGGCTGCGGCATAGAGTTGCCGGAACGTGATATTTGGATTTGCCCGGATCTGGTTGATTGCACTCGATGTAAACTCATCCGAGAGCCACTGCCGGATGTCCATATCATAGACCGCTCCAAGCGAAGGCTCGTTTCTTGCGGCCCCGGTAAGGAACAGGATCCCTTTGGCTTGTGCACCGGTTGCGATGCTCTCCCCAAAACAGGTATCAACGAGAAAAACCATTTCCCGGTACTGGTTATTCCGGGCCATTGTATCCGTGATCTCTGTGAAATCATCTGTGGTAAATGGTTCGGGATCGGAGCCGAACACGATAACCCCCGGTGCACCGTGGCTTGCAATGTACACAAACACATCGGTACTGGCATTGCTTTCCACGACAACCGGGCTTGTCGCAGTCTTATGGCCCGAGAGAACATGCCGGAACGTTTCTGCAGTTACCCGTGACCCGGCATAATCCACGACAGCCCCGGTGCGGATATTTTTTCCTTTCGGGATATTGTGGATATCTCCCCGCAGGGGATTTTCCGGGATGGCGGGAATGTCATCATAGGTCATGAGAATGATATGGTCGTCATCGACCCCGTTCTCGCGGAGCAGGGAATACACGGTCAGGGCATCGGCCTGGTGCCGGTAATTATTCCACCCTTTCGAGGGGCCTACAAGGACTGCCACAAAATTATTTCTCTTTGATGCAGGGCCAATGTTTTCCGTGCTGTTCCCGGCCAGGGATATGAGCGGGTCCGAGACCCGGGACCGTGATACCGATTCCCCGCTCTTGACGGATTTTCCAATCTTTGATGAGCTGATTTCTTCAAGGGTCCGGAAATCCCCGTCTTCAATGATCCAGTGGGAGTACCAGGTAATCAGGGGGTCAACGCCAAAGTCCGTGTCATAATCCAGCGGGCCGCTGGCACCGGTGACTGCAGGTTCCTTCCCGGACCGAAGATCAACGAGCGCTTCGTGCGAGTCCTGGGCATCCCATCCCCTTACGGTCCCGTTGCCGTACACGACCTTGCGAATCGAATCATCCAGGGATTCGAAAGGAGCGGCGTCCTGCCGTGCGGTCGTGTATGCGGCGAGAAGGAGTGCATCATATGCGGGTGCTGCGTAATCGGTAGGTTCATGCCCGAACTTTTCCCGGTATGCAACCGCAAAACCGGTTGTCGGATCCGCTCCGGGAGAAGTCCCCTCAATTCCTTCCGCGGCAGGACCAAGCGATCTGATCAGGTCCGGGGAGACGGCATCATCGGTGAGGAACAGTTTTACCGGTTTTCCGGACTGATCCATTGCCCGCCGGATGGTCACTGCATCGGACGGACCGCAGGCAGCAATGAGATATTCCGGGTTTTCCTTAAGGGCATCTGCAACATTAGCGTTAAGCGTGGGACTGCCCGGTTCAAACTGCCTGATGGATACGAGGTCAAGTCCGTTCTCGGTTGCAAAAAAACCGGTCCAGTCATAGAATGTCCGGCCGTACGTTGAGTTCTCAGTGAGCAGGGCAATGCGATGCACTCCTTTGCCATCCAGAAGCCCGATGATGGTATTTACCTGTGCCACGTCTCCCTGGGTTGTCCGCCAGAAATATCCTTTCTTGCCAAATGCCCGGACAATGTCTCCCGAAGTAGCGAGAGGACTGATGAGGAGTTTCTGCTTTTCAATGAATTCCGGTGCAAGCATATAAACATCGTCACTGGTCGGGGGCCCGATAACGATGCGGATGGAATCATCCGCCAGCAGTTCCCCCGCAAGCTGCGAGGTATTGCCGGACCCGGTATTCCTGTACACCAGTTCCACCGGCCTGCCACCGATCCCGCCATGCCGGTTGATATTCTCTTTTGCCCATTCGAGTGGCTCTTTGAGCTCGATATCTCCCGTTACCGGGAGAAGGACTCCGATTCGAACCGGTGTATTTGCATGGATAAGGGTATACCCCGCCCAGGCTGCAACGACGATGAGGAGAAGAATGGAAGCAATCAGCCAGATTTGTTTTCGTTCTATGGGTATCACCGTGATGCAGACTTCCGGAGCCGGCGTTTTTGTAATTTCGGATATTCCGGATTGTACCGGGTTTTCGTAAAAGAAGGTGGGAAAACCGGCCTGATAAGGATATTTATACGGACCCGGGAATCAGATCTCATTATGCCCGTAAAAATGTTATGGGCTTGTCGTTACCGGGCCCGGCTCCATATAGATACCGGAGCCAAGCCACCAGTCATCTCCGGCTTTCTCCACGTACCCGAGTTTCTTTTCAACCGTTTTGTTGTGCACGGGGTTGATGTAGTAATATTCGACAAAACCGGAACCATTCCTGGCAACATCCCGGAGCTCGCTGATGAACAGGTGACCCTTTGCATCGGGTTCCATAAGACGGTTCACACCAATCTTTTCAGGATTAACCGGATGGGCAATGGTGGTCCCGTTGAAGTCATAGGCATAAATATAGAGGTCTCCCCGGAAAAATGAGCCGTTTTTGTTTGAGAATTCCGCAAGTGCCGCCTCTTTGCCGTGCGTATTGGCATAGGAAACAGCTTCCTTGACAAACGCAACCATCATTTCTTTTGTTGAAGCTGGTGCCGGATCAGCTGTACTTTTCGCGGGTACGGGCTGGGTACAGCCGGATGCGAAAAGAAAAATTGAGAGAATAAGAAAGAGAGAGAAAATTATCGATCCATATTTCATATAAGATCATTTAAGAACAGTTCCTATTAAACTCACGGGATAGTCGTATAAAGAAACCGGAAATTACCCACCTTAATGGAAGATTCTGCGATTCTGATCCGGGAAAGCGCAGCAGTCACTTTCCTTACCGGGGGAGCGAGAGTGTGAATGCAATCCCGGCACAGGGCTCGCTCGTAACTGAAATATCCCCGTTAAGAAGTTCCGCTATTTTTTTTGCAACCGGCAGGCTGATTCCGATAAACCCGAATTTTTCCAGGAGCTTGGATTCCTTTGTTACCGTAAAAGGCTTGAACAGGTTTGGGATAATTTCCTGCGAAATGACGGCACTTTTATTTTTGATGATAAAATTATGATATTTTTCATCATCATATTCACTGATCTCAATTTTTGCAGAGGTTGCAGAAAACCGGATCAGGTTGAACAGCAGGCTCTGGATGATTAAGAAAAAATATTCGCTGTCAGTGATTATTTTCAGGTCGGCCGGAATCCTGATATCTATCCCGATATCACCATTGAATTTGAGAATAGCGATATACGACTTGAGCAGGTCCCTCGGGAATGTCTCGCGGTACTGGGGCTTGAACCGGGGGAGCATCTGTTCCGGACCATACCCCGGATCTCCCTGTTTGATGATATGTTCGATAATCTCCCGCACATGGTCCACATTTTTTGAGCATTTGTCAAGGAGGATTTTTCCTTCCGCATTCAGGCCGTATACCTCCGCATCCTCACGAATCATATGCAGGTATCCAAGGACGGGCTGGAGCGGAGTGCGGAGCTCATGGGCAGTCAGGATGATAAACTCCCGCTTGCGGGTCAGCTCGTGCCGGAGGTCCTCTTCGATCTTGCGCAGCTCGGTAATATCAAGGAGCGAATAGATGCGCCGCGGAGTTCCCGGGATCATATCGAGGCTGACGTAAATGTTCCTGATATTACCTTCCCGGTCCTTGAGCCGGAACTCGTAATGCCGGGGCTGGGAATCCATATTCTTCCGGATCAGATCATGGAACTCGGTTACAATCCCGAGATCGTCCCTGACTACGAAAGGCAGCAGGGTAACTATCTCGGATAGTTCTTCTTTGGGATAGCCGACCAGTTTCTCGAATTCGGAATTGACAAGGAAAATGGTCAGGTCTTCATCAATGATGGCCATGGCAGTACCGGAACTTTCAAAAATCGCCCGGTACATGGTTTCGGACTGGATCAGGCTCTCTTCCGTGCGCCTCCGGTCTTCCTCGATATCGAGAGTCGAGGCAACGGCATCCAGGATCCGTTTCTCATTATCGTCAAGATCCACGAGCGAGAAGCTCTCAAGCGCCGCATTCTCGGTCTCGTAGAGGGTAAATATGCGGTTGAAACCGGCGAGAAATAGTACCTCGTGAACCCGGGGCGAGAGGCAGGCGATTTTCAGTTCACCCTGCTTTTTCTTCATTTTTCGCAGCCAGGTCAGCATCACGCGGAGACCCGAACTGCTGATATATTGGGTATCGGAAAAATTGATGACGATCTGCTGGCTCCCGGTCCCGACGAGCTGCCTGAGCACCGCATCCAGTTCCGAGGAAGTGTTGGCGTCAAGCCTTCCCGACAGATAAAGTACAACCGCAGTATCTGTCTTTCTCTGGCGTATCTGCAGAACCTGGGGCATTCAATGCTAAATTAATGGGTAGTACTAGATAATAATTGGGAAATGTAACGGGAGATATATCAGGATGGAATGGCCGGCATTCCGGAAAAACATGGGATGACAAACCGTTTCCACCAATGCAGCGGAATTATTCACAACCGATCCAACATGAGGGTGAAAATTTTTGAGGCCAGTATTCTCCAGCCATTAAAAACAAAGGGAATTATTTGGCTTTTTCATAACAGAGCTTTGCCTCTTCATGTTTCCCAATCTGGTCGAGAACTTCCCCAATCTCATTCCAGATCTCTTTTCTGCCCGGCTCGATCTCCAGCGCCCGTTTATAGGATGAAAGTGCATCCTGGTTCTGATCGAGTTTCTGGAGCGCACGCCCCTTATGGATCCATGCATCGACAAATTCCGGCTGGATGTGGATCATGGCGTTGAAGGCCTCCACCGCATCCGCATAATGCTCCAGGGCAATAAGAGCACTGCCCTTGGTAAAGTACGCAATCGAGAACGATGGATCGATCAACAGTGCCCGGTCGTACGACTCGATTGCGTCCTCATACTGGTGAAGGGCGGAAAGGACCATACCGTGGCGTGTCCATCCAACGGCATTTTCCGGATCCAGAAGAAGTCCGCGATCATACGCAGTCCTGGCTTCCGGGTATTTTCCCAGGTCATAGTACGCATTTCCTTTTCCAAGCCAGGCTTCTGCAAGGTTCTCGTTCTGGTCCAGTGCCCGGTCAAAAGCTTCGATGGCATCCTGGTACATGCCGAGTTCCGAGAGGCTGACCCCTTTGTGGGAAAATACTTCTGCCGGGTGATCGATCTCAAGAGCGCTGTCATACGATCGTATTGCTTCCCGGAACTGTTCCAGGGCCGCATATGCCAGGCCCCGGTGATCGTAGAGGCTGGAAAGGTCAGGCCTGATCTCGATGGCACGATCATATGCCGTGATCGCAGCATCATGGCTTCCCTGTTCGGACAATGCTTTGCCTTTCCAGAAAAATGCCTGCCAGCAGGACGGGTTGATATCTATGGCCCGGTCGAATGCTGCGACCGCTGCAGTAAGGTTGGTAAGCGAGACCAGGGCCCGGCCTTTTTCATAAATCGCGTTGGCATACCCCGGGTTAAGGGAGAGAACCTGGTCAAAGGATGCGATCGCATCCTTATATCGGCCGGTCCGGATCTGTGCCCGGCCGCGTTCATAGATGGCTTCGGTGTACTCGTTCTGGATACCGAGGGTCTGGTTGAATGCGGCAATAGCTTCTTCGAATTGTGCGGTATGGGCAAGCGCAACTCCTTTGTTGTAGTATGCATCGGCGTACCGGTTATTGATGCCCAGTGCCCGGTCGAAGGCCAGGATGGCGTTATCGTACTGTTCCTGCTGGAGCAGGGCAAGCCCCCGGTAATAATAGGCTTCTGCATATTCCGGATTCAGGGCCAGCGCTTCATCGATCGCTTTAATCGCCTCGGCATTCTGCTTAAGCCGGATGAGTGCAATTCCCCTGAACAGGTGCGGGGCTGCATAGTTGTTGTTGAGCGAGAGGGCATGGTCATAATCCTCGAGTGCCCGGTCGTAATCGTTCAGGCTTGCATGAGAGATCCCCCGGTACAATAAGGCTTCC encodes:
- a CDS encoding histidine kinase N-terminal 7TM domain-containing protein; the encoded protein is MMWQYSPYFIPYIACGFILAMFGVTGWHHRAQVCARSFTILMAAASLWAFCTALELASADLPTQMLAIMIEYPAMVIIPVAWLLFAIEYTGRENWISKKTVLLLCIIPLVTVVMVVTNSFHYLFYSSIVEEAVGGLSYHIVTYGPAFWVHTIYSYSLIGLSILLILQRFLFSSNVYRAQVTIILIAVLLPVCINLILIFRLGSVALIDPTPFALMISGFAILYGMLRFQLLDITPVAHEQILANMRDGIIVSDLQERIVSLNHPAGIFLGISEEDAIGRLLTEVMPTSVSECIRTASLSEGMEQQHEIDREIGGQKRSFELRCILLRSRNTRVKGRMVLIRDITKQKQMETALFEARKKLSLLSSITRHDILNQVTSLLLHIDVAKESEPDPGVRDWLAKQEDAVVKIQHQVEFARDYEDLGVRPPQWMNVNAIFTRLKPAMDARGIAFDSTAGSVELFADPLLERVFYNLVDNSIRHGEHVTVIHLHYENIGDGLTLIYEDNGVGIPQLQKARIFERGVGRQTGLGLFLVVEILGITGITIRECGETGKGARFEVRVPPGQFRAGP
- a CDS encoding regulator of amino acid metabolism, contains ACT domain protein; protein product: MWSDIIHEFADSPSQSRVVRFLLENGFGITEDGRISCNGIEMPATAVAKAIGSDRRVVDSTARRILERPMLRDIFLNMRATPDLSKVAESLGYTVITVLPKNANERGIVGAAVKVLSNHMLSIRQIFVTDPEFSEEPKLVIIVEDPLPHGVIEEIRALPQVKQVII
- a CDS encoding BMP family ABC transporter substrate-binding protein, translated to MNAERLIFGAVVAAVAIFLLVLVVTVPHDPSLPVVYIVYSSEKGDNSYTDSAYRGLFAAQEAMPFSKREFTSLDPQQFPVLSGSAKPGLVITVGYPYTNDTKRLAAENPEVRFLAVDQAGIGSTNVRSYEISSYGDSYLAGVLAASASRTHKTGIILGTRTPLLDAFRQGYLDGVHAADPAATVDVAYVWDTAAGFSDPARAGQIAGGMYRNGTDVIYTVAGLSGTGAITEAKTAPGRYIIGVDSDQTDLGPSVVLASAVNRVDMVVQAGIQEHLNGSFNGGNTVAGLNEGVTGLVFNPKFAAYNATVITWEEKAKDAEARYLAARMTTASV
- a CDS encoding C13 family peptidase; amino-acid sequence: MIPIERKQIWLIASILLLIVVAAWAGYTLIHANTPVRIGVLLPVTGDIELKEPLEWAKENINRHGGIGGRPVELVYRNTGSGNTSQLAGELLADDSIRIVIGPPTSDDVYMLAPEFIEKQKLLISPLATSGDIVRAFGKKGYFWRTTQGDVAQVNTIIGLLDGKGVHRIALLTENSTYGRTFYDWTGFFATENGLDLVSIRQFEPGSPTLNANVADALKENPEYLIAACGPSDAVTIRRAMDQSGKPVKLFLTDDAVSPDLIRSLGPAAEGIEGTSPGADPTTGFAVAYREKFGHEPTDYAAPAYDALLLAAYTTARQDAAPFESLDDSIRKVVYGNGTVRGWDAQDSHEALVDLRSGKEPAVTGASGPLDYDTDFGVDPLITWYSHWIIEDGDFRTLEEISSSKIGKSVKSGESVSRSRVSDPLISLAGNSTENIGPASKRNNFVAVLVGPSKGWNNYRHQADALTVYSLLRENGVDDDHIILMTYDDIPAIPENPLRGDIHNIPKGKNIRTGAVVDYAGSRVTAETFRHVLSGHKTATSPVVVESNASTDVFVYIASHGAPGVIVFGSDPEPFTTDDFTEITDTMARNNQYREMVFLVDTCFGESIATGAQAKGILFLTGAARNEPSLGAVYDMDIRQWLSDEFTSSAINQIRANPNITFRQLYAAAYENVTGSHVHMIDTGNFTLDQPVREFLRP
- a CDS encoding cache domain-containing protein encodes the protein MMVAFVKEAVSYANTHGKEAALAEFSNKNGSFFRGDLYIYAYDFNGTTIAHPVNPEKIGVNRLMEPDAKGHLFISELRDVARNGSGFVEYYYINPVHNKTVEKKLGYVEKAGDDWWLGSGIYMEPGPVTTSP
- a CDS encoding anti-sigma factor antagonist (This anti-anti-sigma factor, or anti-sigma factor antagonist, belongs to a family that includes characterized members SpoIIAA, RsbV, RsfA, and RsfB.), with the protein product MPQVLQIRQRKTDTAVVLYLSGRLDANTSSELDAVLRQLVGTGSQQIVINFSDTQYISSSGLRVMLTWLRKMKKKQGELKIACLSPRVHEVLFLAGFNRIFTLYETENAALESFSLVDLDDNEKRILDAVASTLDIEEDRRRTEESLIQSETMYRAIFESSGTAMAIIDEDLTIFLVNSEFEKLVGYPKEELSEIVTLLPFVVRDDLGIVTEFHDLIRKNMDSQPRHYEFRLKDREGNIRNIYVSLDMIPGTPRRIYSLLDITELRKIEEDLRHELTRKREFIILTAHELRTPLQPVLGYLHMIREDAEVYGLNAEGKILLDKCSKNVDHVREIIEHIIKQGDPGYGPEQMLPRFKPQYRETFPRDLLKSYIAILKFNGDIGIDIRIPADLKIITDSEYFFLIIQSLLFNLIRFSATSAKIEISEYDDEKYHNFIIKNKSAVISQEIIPNLFKPFTVTKESKLLEKFGFIGISLPVAKKIAELLNGDISVTSEPCAGIAFTLSLPR